The following proteins come from a genomic window of Gottfriedia acidiceleris:
- a CDS encoding response regulator, which yields MNEAVKSSVIVVVNDELAVDWEDDMVQTVSLQVDHLSSLIDRLEHFKLDVLFLFSDNLPSGSLSDLRKLTDFCEERFLSIGWIGSTEMWRQLEVGYPDVYFPERVELAELKQVVKTVCKRRKRILDHVLVDTITGVNTVRFLKMELETFLYDLRRSYEAFSIVTIKADDLTIVDENEKYAIGSKLIQFIKGSVRPTDFLALHPVSGLVLLLPKTVKVDALKLMKRLEHSFSEQVGSFFYRVIEIADPTRSVEQCLALIEKVPSSRVEDDLQVTDIRRIKIAVIDDDRLIRELLHHQLADFGGEMVDVEVKGFVDGEAFFADPWHRQNERFVIIIDQLLPKMGGLEILRIIQTKYDRKRYNCLLLGREGREADIAIAIRSGANDYLAKPFSLRELRSRMNRLLGLMLP from the coding sequence ATGAATGAAGCAGTTAAATCTTCTGTCATAGTTGTAGTAAATGACGAGTTAGCTGTCGATTGGGAAGATGACATGGTTCAAACTGTTTCGCTCCAAGTGGACCACTTATCATCACTCATTGACAGGTTAGAACACTTCAAACTAGATGTCCTTTTCCTTTTTTCTGACAATCTTCCAAGTGGGTCTCTTTCAGACTTACGGAAGTTAACCGATTTTTGCGAGGAGCGGTTTCTTTCAATAGGTTGGATTGGCTCAACTGAAATGTGGCGTCAATTGGAAGTGGGTTACCCAGATGTATACTTTCCTGAACGTGTTGAACTTGCCGAGTTGAAGCAAGTCGTGAAGACAGTTTGTAAACGACGCAAACGAATTCTAGACCATGTTCTTGTTGATACGATAACAGGTGTAAATACTGTACGTTTTCTAAAAATGGAACTCGAAACCTTTTTATATGATTTGAGACGTTCGTATGAAGCGTTTTCAATCGTGACGATAAAAGCTGATGACTTAACCATTGTTGATGAAAATGAGAAATATGCAATTGGTTCGAAATTAATTCAATTTATCAAAGGAAGTGTTCGACCGACTGATTTTTTAGCGCTTCATCCGGTAAGTGGACTGGTCCTCCTTCTTCCGAAGACAGTAAAAGTGGATGCACTCAAATTGATGAAACGGTTAGAACACTCCTTCTCTGAACAGGTTGGCTCGTTTTTTTATCGTGTCATTGAAATCGCTGATCCAACTCGTTCGGTGGAACAGTGTTTAGCCTTAATTGAAAAGGTGCCATCTTCCCGGGTGGAGGATGATCTACAAGTAACGGACATCCGGAGAATTAAGATTGCGGTGATCGATGATGACCGTTTAATTCGTGAGTTGTTGCATCATCAATTAGCTGATTTTGGTGGGGAAATGGTTGATGTAGAGGTCAAGGGTTTTGTAGATGGTGAAGCGTTTTTTGCGGATCCTTGGCATCGTCAAAATGAACGATTTGTGATCATTATCGATCAGCTTTTGCCAAAAATGGGTGGATTGGAAATTTTACGGATAATACAAACGAAATATGACCGAAAGAGATATAATTGCTTACTGCTTGGCCGTGAGGGACGAGAGGCTGATATTGCAATTGCAATAAGAAGTGGTGCGAATGATTACCTAGCAAAACCATTTAGCTTAAGGGAATTGCGTAGTCGGATGAATCGGCTACTTGGCCTGATGTTACCATGA
- a CDS encoding glycosyltransferase family 2 protein produces MNNAVLIFFNRLIIVYVFLLCITYLLLFFAAFFRLKREIGLHKIEPYKRLKESAFTAPLSILVPVYNEEVGVIGTILSLVTGSGRLDYPQFEVIVINDGSKDLTLQKVIDRFEMKVMKHKVIQKRNGISTKKVRNVYQSAIYPFLYLIDKENGGKADALNAGINLSNYPYFASIDGDTILDTDSFLKIMKPIIENSDEEIIAIGGNVLIANGSHVSHGKINEMRLTKHPLVIMQIIEYVRAFLIGRIGLSQKNLLLIISGAFGVFNTSRVIQVGGYLTNTIGEDMELVVRLHEKNIEHKWGARIEYVADPVCYTEAPESFAVLRTQRVRWHRGLFESLWAHRKMIFNFKYGAIGFVAMPYFLFVEFFGPIIECLGYFTLIFNIFSQDVNILYSFLLLVLMIFYGSFLSVGAVLLEEWRIDKYQSIRELNRLFLFALSEAFWYRPIITYWRVKATFSILLGKSQGWGEMKRKGM; encoded by the coding sequence ATGAATAATGCTGTACTGATATTTTTCAATCGATTGATCATTGTGTATGTATTTCTTTTATGTATAACGTATTTACTATTGTTTTTCGCTGCATTTTTTCGTTTAAAAAGGGAAATTGGACTTCACAAAATTGAACCTTATAAACGGTTAAAAGAATCAGCTTTTACAGCACCACTTTCCATTCTCGTTCCTGTATACAATGAAGAAGTTGGTGTGATAGGCACGATTCTTTCGTTAGTGACAGGGAGTGGTCGATTAGATTACCCGCAGTTTGAGGTTATTGTCATCAATGATGGGTCCAAAGATCTAACACTTCAGAAAGTGATTGATCGATTTGAAATGAAAGTGATGAAACACAAAGTCATTCAAAAAAGAAACGGTATTTCGACAAAAAAAGTCAGAAATGTGTACCAATCAGCCATTTATCCATTTTTGTATTTGATTGATAAAGAAAATGGAGGAAAAGCAGATGCACTGAACGCTGGCATTAACTTGTCAAACTATCCTTATTTCGCTTCAATTGATGGTGACACCATTTTGGATACTGATTCATTTCTTAAAATCATGAAACCCATTATTGAAAATAGTGACGAAGAAATCATCGCCATTGGGGGAAATGTCCTTATCGCAAATGGAAGTCACGTATCTCATGGCAAAATAAACGAAATGCGTCTCACTAAACATCCACTTGTGATTATGCAAATTATTGAATATGTAAGAGCTTTTTTAATCGGACGAATTGGACTGAGTCAAAAAAATTTATTGCTCATTATTTCTGGTGCCTTTGGTGTGTTTAATACATCTCGAGTGATACAAGTTGGCGGATATTTAACGAACACGATTGGAGAAGACATGGAACTTGTTGTTCGATTGCATGAAAAAAACATCGAACACAAATGGGGTGCGCGAATTGAATATGTTGCAGATCCTGTTTGTTATACAGAAGCACCTGAGTCATTTGCTGTTTTGCGTACGCAAAGGGTCCGCTGGCATCGAGGATTATTTGAAAGCTTGTGGGCACACCGGAAAATGATATTCAATTTTAAATACGGAGCAATTGGATTTGTAGCAATGCCCTACTTTTTATTTGTAGAATTTTTTGGACCGATTATTGAGTGTTTAGGATATTTCACACTTATATTCAATATCTTTTCGCAGGATGTCAATATTCTTTATTCGTTTTTGTTACTTGTTTTAATGATTTTTTATGGTTCTTTTCTTTCTGTTGGTGCTGTCTTGTTAGAAGAATGGCGAATTGATAAGTATCAAAGTATTCGTGAGTTGAATCGCTTATTTTTATTTGCACTTTCAGAAGCGTTTTGGTATCGTCCGATTATTACGTATTGGCGAGTTAAAGCCACGTTTTCAATTCTGCTCGGTAAAAGTCAAGGTTGGGGCGAAATGAAACGAAAAGGGATGTAA
- a CDS encoding HEAT repeat domain-containing protein, whose translation MTTVWVVLLLMGILIVGILTIYVYLVVRKVNQKNLLKKQQNWLEQNLNTIENYVVKGELSVSFFPNEEYQFSVMEEIFSHYLGIIQFEKDFDPIRPIINRYLLPRYRKKLASRRWAERMNALYFIHQFGIKSMKNDLISHLDSANCSVEERFEIFLILARFRDQTVFTLIKSHKQMPSFLLTECLKHFTTFRTIDSFLMDWHELDQTIQYALLDVIRVKHFLTEKTQALLESLIQSSDLELRIRSYKTIASIGYLSKKELVLNRIKIMQSTEEWDNQKNISEKLMLTRLMGSIRSQDFLPILHQLISDRAYSVRSEAARSIRKYKNGEELLLEINKTHLDAYARQIAQEWLERVVFDE comes from the coding sequence ATGACAACTGTTTGGGTTGTTTTACTATTAATGGGAATCTTGATTGTGGGTATTCTCACGATTTATGTCTATTTGGTCGTTCGAAAAGTCAACCAAAAAAATCTGTTAAAAAAGCAACAAAATTGGTTGGAACAAAATTTAAACACGATTGAGAATTATGTGGTGAAAGGTGAATTGTCGGTTTCATTTTTTCCAAATGAAGAATATCAATTTAGTGTGATGGAAGAAATCTTTAGTCATTATCTTGGAATAATTCAGTTTGAGAAGGATTTCGATCCGATTCGTCCAATCATCAACCGCTACTTACTTCCGCGGTACAGAAAGAAACTCGCATCAAGGAGATGGGCGGAGCGAATGAACGCATTATATTTCATTCATCAATTTGGCATCAAATCGATGAAGAACGATTTAATTTCTCATTTAGATTCGGCAAATTGTTCTGTTGAAGAGCGTTTTGAAATTTTTCTCATTCTAGCTAGGTTTCGCGACCAGACTGTTTTCACGCTTATTAAGAGCCATAAACAAATGCCATCTTTTTTACTCACGGAATGTTTGAAACATTTTACGACTTTTCGGACAATTGATTCTTTTTTAATGGATTGGCATGAACTTGACCAAACAATTCAGTATGCATTACTGGACGTTATTCGAGTGAAGCATTTTTTAACAGAAAAAACCCAAGCGTTGCTAGAATCTTTGATTCAATCAAGCGATTTAGAACTTCGCATTCGTTCGTATAAAACAATAGCTTCAATCGGTTATTTATCGAAAAAAGAATTGGTGTTGAATAGAATCAAAATCATGCAGTCAACTGAAGAATGGGATAACCAGAAAAACATAAGTGAAAAACTAATGTTGACTCGTCTGATGGGTAGTATTAGGTCCCAAGATTTTTTGCCGATATTACATCAACTCATCTCAGACCGAGCTTATTCGGTTCGGTCGGAAGCTGCAAGGTCGATTCGAAAGTATAAAAATGGAGAAGAATTACTCCTTGAAATCAATAAAACACATTTAGACGCATACGCCCGTCAGATTGCACAAGAATGGTTAGAAAGGGTAGTGTTTGATGAATAA
- a CDS encoding sensor domain-containing protein codes for MKKRLMNQKSSTFVLIVGYLLFSVLWILLSDSLLVEYAREFHAFSMIKGIGYLTISAIFFYSVIYKKQQIVKHIEERYRLFVENSTDIIIVVKDNGTIEYGSPSFSTFLGYVPTDYEGRSIFEFIAKEEVNNRKEVFAHRKQFKYAGNFIVKFIHKNGNYVILESKCLPIIGESGEVEKLMYISQDITLQTKAKEKHRETEDRYQKLVELSPDTTMIYNEKGEILYTNSAGFELVGAKNEEEVIGKNIFQFISQESMSHAANRMEAAIKGETGISEYNIKRLDGTIINTEVLSFPTTYQGNKAVQVIVRDITERKLTAKQLKFLAYFDVLTGIGNRNALQTRLNEEIQECKQTRKSLAVLFLNLDRFKNVNDTFGHRFGDMLLREVTERLKVNISNLCELFRFGGDGFVILIKNTDHSKTRRMAKQINEVFEQALYIEGRSIHMSISIGISMYPDNGETVERLIQTADAALYRVKENSKNDYFFYSDHIQVENDRKMELEIKLRKALENDEFSLVYQPQIDLKTNDIVGLEVLLRWHHPTEGFIPPIEFIPIAEETGLINPIGKWVIETACNQFKQWKESCFPLKSIAVNVSGVQLKDKNFVGMVEKILFDTKLIPGYLDLEITESIMQEANLASKIMNELKKIGVRLSIDDFGMGYSSFRYLRQLPFDKLKIDKSFIDEINGESNDGAIVTAIIQLGNKLGYDIVAEGVETRAQVEFLRSNFCHYAQGYYFSKPLATSDIEELIRTRYNLTKKS; via the coding sequence ATGAAAAAACGCTTGATGAATCAAAAAAGTTCTACATTTGTTCTAATAGTGGGCTATCTGTTATTCAGTGTTTTATGGATACTCTTGTCAGACTCATTACTCGTTGAGTATGCTAGGGAGTTTCATGCTTTCTCTATGATAAAGGGGATTGGTTATCTAACCATTAGCGCCATTTTCTTTTACAGTGTCATTTACAAAAAACAACAAATCGTCAAACACATTGAAGAAAGATATCGCTTGTTTGTTGAGAACTCGACCGATATTATTATTGTTGTGAAAGACAACGGAACGATCGAATATGGTTCACCATCTTTTTCAACCTTCTTAGGCTACGTACCAACAGATTATGAAGGAAGAAGTATTTTTGAGTTTATCGCCAAAGAAGAAGTAAACAATCGGAAAGAAGTGTTTGCCCACCGAAAACAATTTAAATACGCTGGAAACTTTATCGTCAAGTTTATCCACAAAAACGGCAACTACGTGATTTTAGAGAGCAAATGTTTACCGATTATCGGTGAATCGGGTGAAGTAGAAAAATTGATGTATATCTCACAAGATATAACACTTCAGACTAAAGCCAAAGAAAAACATCGTGAAACAGAAGACCGCTATCAAAAATTAGTTGAACTATCACCAGATACAACGATGATCTACAATGAAAAGGGGGAAATCTTGTATACGAATTCGGCTGGCTTTGAACTAGTTGGTGCAAAAAACGAAGAAGAAGTAATTGGAAAGAACATCTTCCAATTTATCTCTCAAGAGTCGATGAGTCATGCAGCCAATCGAATGGAAGCCGCAATAAAAGGGGAAACTGGAATTAGCGAATACAATATAAAACGCTTAGATGGAACAATAATTAACACAGAGGTGTTATCGTTTCCAACAACGTATCAAGGAAATAAGGCGGTTCAAGTAATCGTGAGGGACATTACCGAACGAAAACTAACCGCAAAACAGCTAAAATTTTTAGCGTATTTTGATGTGTTAACAGGGATTGGAAATCGAAATGCACTCCAAACTAGACTAAATGAAGAAATACAAGAGTGTAAACAAACTCGTAAATCACTTGCTGTCTTGTTTTTAAATCTCGATCGGTTTAAAAATGTGAATGACACATTTGGCCATAGATTTGGCGATATGCTGCTAAGAGAGGTAACTGAACGATTAAAAGTAAACATAAGTAATCTATGTGAATTATTCCGTTTCGGAGGAGATGGGTTTGTGATTTTAATAAAAAACACAGATCACTCCAAAACAAGAAGAATGGCCAAACAAATCAACGAAGTTTTTGAACAAGCATTATACATCGAAGGACGTTCCATACATATGTCGATTAGTATTGGCATTAGTATGTACCCAGATAATGGCGAAACAGTAGAGCGGCTCATCCAAACCGCAGATGCAGCACTGTATCGTGTAAAAGAAAATTCAAAAAATGATTATTTTTTTTATTCCGACCATATCCAAGTCGAAAATGACCGGAAAATGGAACTTGAGATCAAGCTACGGAAGGCACTAGAAAATGATGAGTTTTCCTTGGTTTATCAGCCACAAATTGATTTAAAAACAAATGACATCGTTGGATTGGAAGTGCTTCTAAGATGGCATCATCCCACAGAGGGGTTCATTCCTCCAATTGAATTTATTCCAATTGCAGAAGAAACAGGTCTAATTAATCCAATTGGAAAATGGGTTATAGAAACAGCTTGCAATCAATTCAAACAATGGAAGGAATCATGTTTTCCGTTAAAAAGTATAGCGGTTAACGTTTCGGGTGTTCAATTAAAAGATAAAAATTTCGTCGGAATGGTCGAAAAAATACTATTTGACACAAAACTTATCCCAGGCTATCTGGATTTAGAAATTACCGAAAGTATAATGCAAGAAGCGAACTTGGCAAGTAAGATCATGAACGAATTAAAAAAAATCGGCGTACGCTTATCAATTGATGATTTTGGAATGGGGTATTCATCATTTCGTTATTTGCGACAACTCCCGTTTGATAAATTAAAAATTGATAAATCATTTATAGATGAAATTAATGGAGAATCAAATGATGGTGCAATTGTTACAGCCATAATCCAACTAGGAAACAAACTTGGATACGATATTGTCGCAGAAGGTGTCGAAACTAGAGCGCAAGTTGAGTTTTTACGATCAAATTTTTGTCATTATGCACAGGGCTATTATTTCAGTAAACCTTTAGCTACAAGTGACATAGAAGAACTCATCCGAACCAGATACAATCTTACTAAAAAGAGTTAA
- a CDS encoding VOC family protein → MDLFFDHLVWFFKKPEKAIFPLSQKGIHVVKGGRHESWGTYNTLSYFGLSYIEFLGIENLSIAEKHEENRLITLIVKQLAKESREGPATVAIRTNQIEELAIKLKAKGLTIYGPLTGERVRADGQVIRWTLLFPEYPEKKVKLPFFIKWEKSDEERYSEFEDQGLIGSHILGQPKLESIGFVVNNLDETSKFWENLFGLNQGEEYTDSKINARCRILKLNGTNLLLCTPIGDGPAAKVLKEKGDTPFLVNLTDTNQNHLFEMFDGYWKFE, encoded by the coding sequence ATGGATCTATTCTTTGATCACCTTGTTTGGTTTTTTAAGAAACCAGAGAAAGCAATTTTCCCCTTAAGTCAAAAAGGAATTCATGTTGTGAAAGGAGGACGGCATGAATCTTGGGGTACATATAATACTCTATCTTATTTCGGCTTAAGTTATATTGAGTTTTTAGGCATTGAAAATTTATCAATAGCTGAAAAACATGAGGAAAATCGATTAATTACGCTAATCGTAAAACAGCTAGCAAAAGAAAGTCGGGAAGGTCCAGCGACAGTAGCAATCCGAACAAATCAGATTGAGGAACTTGCAATTAAACTTAAAGCAAAAGGACTTACAATATATGGACCGCTTACTGGGGAGAGAGTTCGTGCTGATGGCCAGGTAATCAGGTGGACATTATTATTCCCTGAATACCCGGAAAAAAAGGTTAAGTTACCATTTTTTATTAAATGGGAAAAATCAGATGAAGAAAGATATTCGGAATTTGAAGACCAAGGACTGATTGGATCACATATATTAGGGCAACCAAAATTGGAAAGCATTGGTTTTGTGGTAAATAATTTGGATGAGACATCAAAATTTTGGGAGAATTTATTTGGCCTTAATCAAGGAGAGGAGTATACTGATTCCAAAATCAATGCACGTTGTAGAATATTAAAATTAAACGGAACTAATTTATTATTGTGTACACCAATTGGAGATGGTCCAGCTGCTAAGGTATTAAAAGAAAAAGGGGATACACCTTTTTTAGTGAACCTTACTGATACAAATCAAAATCACTTGTTTGAAATGTTTGATGGTTATTGGAAGTTCGAATAA
- a CDS encoding murein hydrolase activator EnvC family protein → MKRIISKIILVAASLSFTILPNDVLAENIENTKIKSIQDKRVKVQEEAQKAKNEMNQLNDQKKLLLNSLNTINKSIENAKIKKSQKVAELINGKKEIEKLQVELEGLQKSVGNNSYIDVIFDAKSIGDLVQRINAIGKFMNADKDLVKEQKNDIEKVELKKKDLILTQFKLKNDKKDLQNLERSLVNQETQMNAILSKLKDDLFEKEQDILSLEEQEELLKEQEKAIKVASSISGGNFTRPAEGYLSSGFGYRSFDHETHFGVDIVKKGSTPIVSVANGVVIRAYNSASYGNVVFITHNINGKVFTSVYAHMQNYQVSAGQSVSKGQKIGTMGNTGHSFGKHLHFELHDGQWNEAKSNAVNPAKYINF, encoded by the coding sequence ATGAAACGAATTATAAGTAAAATTATATTAGTAGCTGCAAGTTTATCATTTACTATACTTCCAAATGATGTACTGGCAGAGAATATAGAAAATACAAAGATTAAGAGTATTCAAGATAAACGAGTAAAAGTTCAAGAAGAAGCACAAAAAGCAAAAAATGAGATGAATCAATTAAATGATCAGAAAAAATTGTTATTGAACTCTTTAAATACAATTAACAAATCAATTGAGAATGCAAAAATAAAGAAGAGCCAAAAAGTGGCTGAATTAATAAATGGCAAAAAAGAAATAGAAAAATTACAAGTTGAATTAGAAGGACTTCAAAAATCAGTTGGAAATAACTCATATATAGATGTTATTTTTGATGCAAAAAGCATTGGTGATTTAGTTCAACGAATAAACGCTATTGGTAAATTTATGAATGCTGATAAAGACTTGGTTAAGGAACAAAAGAACGATATTGAAAAAGTAGAATTGAAAAAGAAAGACTTAATCTTAACTCAATTTAAGTTGAAAAATGATAAAAAAGATCTTCAAAATTTAGAACGTTCACTTGTTAATCAAGAAACTCAGATGAATGCTATACTAAGCAAACTTAAGGATGATTTATTTGAAAAGGAACAAGATATTTTGAGTTTAGAGGAACAAGAAGAGCTATTAAAAGAACAGGAAAAAGCAATAAAAGTCGCTTCAAGTATTTCAGGTGGAAATTTTACTCGACCAGCGGAAGGGTATTTATCTTCAGGTTTTGGATACAGATCATTTGATCATGAAACACATTTTGGCGTAGATATTGTTAAAAAAGGAAGTACGCCGATTGTCTCAGTAGCAAATGGCGTTGTAATACGAGCTTACAATTCAGCTAGTTACGGTAATGTTGTTTTTATTACTCATAATATTAATGGAAAAGTATTTACATCAGTTTATGCTCATATGCAAAATTATCAAGTCTCAGCAGGTCAATCTGTTTCAAAGGGGCAAAAAATTGGAACGATGGGAAATACGGGGCATTCTTTTGGTAAGCATCTTCACTTTGAATTGCATGATGGTCAATGGAATGAGGCAAAATCAAACGCAGTAAATCCAGCAAAGTATATTAATTTTTAA
- a CDS encoding FHA domain-containing protein, whose product MSIQNVYLSIKQGETATNQNRIPISLNETLLGRTWGNDFPDIPFTSQYISRKHALISFDKEENYTIVDLMSKHGTQVNHISIEKNKPFFLRDGDCISLASGAAVLIFHNLSEQNLGDTLDMPLVLDKHLNDFNGLSVNVVKREILIDGVRIHLTSKDTELFLLLYQRANSAVSYNEIKVNVWPERMTNDIEQPDVGREEINTLLYRLRKKLGKYGQRIVSVPRYGYMFEQEDM is encoded by the coding sequence ATGAGTATTCAAAACGTGTATCTTTCTATAAAACAAGGAGAAACAGCCACAAACCAGAATAGAATTCCTATTTCCTTAAATGAAACATTACTAGGGCGTACGTGGGGGAATGATTTCCCAGATATTCCTTTTACTAGTCAATATATCTCAAGAAAACATGCTTTAATTAGTTTCGATAAAGAAGAAAATTACACAATCGTTGATCTCATGAGTAAACATGGAACACAAGTAAATCATATTTCTATCGAAAAAAATAAACCCTTTTTCCTTCGTGATGGCGATTGTATAAGTCTTGCAAGTGGTGCTGCTGTACTTATTTTTCATAATCTATCAGAGCAGAACCTTGGAGACACACTTGATATGCCATTAGTTTTAGACAAACACCTAAATGATTTCAATGGTTTATCAGTGAATGTAGTTAAGAGAGAAATTTTAATTGATGGCGTAAGAATCCATCTAACTAGTAAAGATACAGAATTATTTTTGTTGTTATATCAAAGAGCCAACAGCGCAGTAAGCTATAACGAAATTAAAGTAAATGTTTGGCCGGAACGAATGACGAATGATATTGAGCAGCCTGATGTAGGACGGGAAGAAATTAATACCCTTTTATATAGATTACGTAAGAAATTAGGTAAATACGGTCAAAGAATTGTTTCTGTCCCTCGATATGGTTATATGTTTGAACAAGAGGATATGTAA
- a CDS encoding MerR family transcriptional regulator, which translates to MYSIKKVSELIDVPTVTIRAWENRYHVVSPMRTEGGHRMYSKKDLETLKWLKEQTTKNRMKVSEAVQLLNQSTYKSSIEPLPSSKSHEDIIAIKDKLYQSLMNMDTQEANSIIELAFSLFNYEYVFHHILAEILYRIGDEWEKGKATVAQEHFASQFIINRFAQFLRILPINKALPKVLAFCPEGENHHIGLMMFSIFLQKKGNEVIYLGPNTPLDGLFDLIQHKKLSIITISITNSAHLVRIEKWIQSCIKTNTHLKFVIGGKGVRNSHCTNTPSVTYITDSDWESVYESKFY; encoded by the coding sequence ATGTACAGTATAAAAAAAGTATCTGAATTAATAGACGTACCCACTGTAACAATAAGAGCCTGGGAAAATCGATATCATGTCGTCAGTCCAATGCGAACAGAAGGTGGACACCGCATGTATAGCAAAAAAGATTTAGAAACCTTAAAATGGTTAAAAGAGCAAACAACAAAGAATCGAATGAAAGTTAGTGAGGCTGTCCAACTTCTAAACCAATCAACCTATAAGTCGTCAATTGAACCCCTACCCAGTAGCAAATCTCATGAAGATATAATAGCTATAAAAGACAAGTTGTATCAATCACTTATGAATATGGATACACAAGAAGCAAACAGTATAATTGAACTAGCTTTTTCATTGTTTAATTATGAATATGTTTTTCATCATATTTTGGCAGAAATCCTATATCGAATTGGTGATGAATGGGAAAAAGGAAAAGCGACTGTTGCTCAGGAACACTTTGCCTCTCAATTTATCATAAACAGATTTGCTCAGTTTTTAAGGATTTTACCAATAAACAAGGCACTGCCTAAAGTCTTAGCTTTTTGTCCTGAGGGAGAAAATCATCACATTGGACTAATGATGTTTAGTATATTCTTACAAAAAAAAGGAAATGAAGTGATTTATTTAGGACCGAATACACCTCTTGATGGTTTATTTGATTTAATTCAGCATAAGAAACTTTCTATTATTACAATCTCAATTACCAATTCTGCTCATTTAGTTAGGATAGAAAAGTGGATTCAATCATGTATTAAAACAAATACCCATTTAAAGTTTGTCATCGGGGGGAAAGGCGTTCGTAACAGTCATTGTACGAATACACCATCAGTTACCTATATCACTGATTCGGATTGGGAATCTGTATATGAATCGAAATTCTATTAA
- a CDS encoding DUF378 domain-containing protein, translating into MKTLNLLALVLIIVGGLNWLLVGLFKWDLVGGIFGGMDSVFARIVYILVGLAAIYSFKLLSKVSK; encoded by the coding sequence ATGAAAACATTAAATCTTTTGGCTTTGGTGTTGATTATTGTGGGAGGGTTAAATTGGTTATTAGTAGGACTATTTAAATGGGATCTAGTCGGAGGCATATTTGGTGGAATGGATAGTGTTTTTGCAAGAATTGTTTATATACTCGTAGGTCTTGCAGCTATCTATAGTTTTAAGCTTCTATCTAAGGTATCTAAATAA
- a CDS encoding CAP domain-containing protein: protein MSEHTKKKSPWMWLSLFLLLTNLFFVYRYFQIIKNDTQQEGINRIEEPIISDERDIMLESMSSTIKPVKLTTYKPTSNQSLSQIANKFKVSVTDIKKVNPSLKYRLPTYIIRKGTPIKVPVKVSAPSKPPVNPVQGTPSTLTAYQKEVLDLTNKERAKLGLSALKADFKALNDCAYAKSNDMDQNNYFAHQSPKYGSPFDMMKSFGISYTSAAENIAMGQQTPAEVVKAWMNSSGHRANILNGQFTYIGIGYKKGKQTYWTQQFISK from the coding sequence ATGTCAGAACACACTAAGAAAAAAAGTCCTTGGATGTGGCTGAGTTTGTTTCTACTTTTAACAAACTTATTTTTTGTTTATAGATACTTTCAAATAATAAAAAATGATACACAACAAGAAGGTATAAACAGAATTGAAGAACCTATTATTTCTGATGAGCGCGATATAATGCTGGAGTCTATGAGCTCGACAATTAAACCAGTGAAACTTACCACATATAAGCCAACTTCAAACCAATCACTTAGTCAAATTGCCAATAAGTTCAAAGTTTCAGTTACAGATATTAAAAAAGTGAATCCAAGTTTAAAGTATAGATTACCTACGTACATCATCAGAAAAGGGACACCGATTAAAGTACCAGTTAAAGTATCTGCACCAAGCAAACCACCAGTAAATCCAGTGCAGGGCACACCAAGTACATTAACTGCTTATCAAAAAGAAGTATTGGACTTAACGAATAAAGAGCGTGCTAAATTGGGGTTGTCAGCATTAAAAGCTGATTTTAAAGCCCTTAATGATTGTGCTTATGCAAAAAGTAATGATATGGATCAAAATAACTACTTCGCACATCAAAGTCCAAAATACGGTTCACCATTTGATATGATGAAATCTTTTGGGATTTCGTATACTAGTGCAGCAGAAAACATAGCGATGGGGCAACAAACACCAGCAGAAGTAGTAAAAGCTTGGATGAATTCAAGTGGTCACCGAGCAAATATTTTAAATGGACAATTTACATACATTGGAATTGGTTACAAAAAAGGAAAACAAACTTACTGGACACAGCAATTTATATCAAAATAA